Proteins from one Oryza sativa Japonica Group chromosome 12, ASM3414082v1 genomic window:
- the LOC107276631 gene encoding bidirectional sugar transporter SWEET7c, giving the protein MVSPDLIRNVVGIVGNVISFGLFLSPVPIFWRIIKNKNVQNFKADPILVVTINGISLVIEAVYLTIFFLFSDKKNKKKMGVVLATEALFMAAVAVGVLLGAHTHQRRSLIVGILCVIFGTIMYSSPLTIMVVKTKSVEYMPLLLSVVSFLNGLCWTLYALIRFDIFITIPNGLGVLFAIMQLILYAIYYRTTPKKQDKNLELPTVAPIAKDTSIVAPVSNDDDVNGSTASHATINITIEP; this is encoded by the exons ATGGTGTCCCCGGACTTGATCCGCAACGTGGTGGGCATCGTCGGCAACGTCATCTCCTTTGGCCTCTTCCTCTCGCCGGTGCCCATTTTCTGGCGGATCATCAAGAATAAGAATGTGCAGAACTTCAAGGCGGACCC CATCCTCGTCGTCACCATCAACGGCATTAGCCTCGTCATAGAGGCCGTCTACCTtaccatcttcttcctcttctccgacaagaagaacaagaagaaaatgGGAGTGGTGCTCGCTACGGAGGCTCTCTTCATGGCGGCGGTAGCGGTCGGTGTGCTTTTGGGCGCGCACACCCATCAGAGGCGCTCTTTGATCGTCGGTATCCTCTGCGTCATCTTTGGCACCATCATGTACTCCTCACCACTCACCATCATGGTTGTGAAGACGAAGAGCGTGGAGTACATGCCGTTGCTGCTATCGGTGGTGAGCTTCCTCAACGGCCTTTGCTGGACGTTATACGCGCTCATCCGCTTCGACATCTTCATCACCATCCCCAATGGTCTTGGCGTGCTCTTTGCTATCATGCAACTCATCCTCTATGCCATCTACTACCGGACCACACCCAAGAAGCAGGATAAGAACCTTGAGCTGCCAACCGTCGCCCCCATCGCCAAGGACACCAGCATCGTCGCCCCTGTCAGCAATGACGACGACGTCAATGGCAGCACTGCCAGCCATGCCACCATCAATATCACGATTGAACCATAA